Proteins encoded within one genomic window of Pectobacterium araliae:
- a CDS encoding NUDIX hydrolase, whose product MQKIRAKAVCLFRNHNKILLAEGYDPIKDEHYVLPLGGGIEFGESSQAAAEREVQEEISAATQGFSLLGVSENIFSYNGKAGHEIVFVYEARFQDESLYQQDIIHGIETNGVPIVTRWFDIDLLRSGKINFYPHGIVDMI is encoded by the coding sequence ATGCAAAAGATCAGAGCAAAAGCCGTTTGTCTTTTCCGGAACCATAACAAAATTCTATTAGCTGAAGGGTATGACCCCATAAAAGATGAGCATTATGTGTTACCACTCGGCGGTGGCATTGAATTTGGCGAGTCGTCACAGGCGGCTGCGGAGAGAGAAGTTCAGGAGGAAATTAGTGCTGCGACCCAGGGCTTTTCGCTATTGGGCGTTTCAGAAAATATCTTTTCCTACAATGGCAAGGCAGGGCATGAAATTGTCTTTGTCTATGAAGCTCGTTTTCAGGATGAGTCGCTTTATCAGCAAGATATCATTCATGGTATCGAGACAAATGGTGTTCCGATCGTTACCCGCTGGTTTGATATTGATTTGCTGCGCTCCGGGAAAATCAATTTTTATCCTCATGGTATAGTGGATATGATCTAG
- a CDS encoding biofilm/acid-resistance regulator YmgB/AriR has protein sequence MHPEVSPNEHPTSGDRGLDSQASDIEILGNIVEEIIQSGHSVSNKAIIAKLVNKIEKEANSVFQEKYRALLELVVSKTQDDFLI, from the coding sequence ATGCATCCAGAGGTGTCCCCAAACGAGCACCCCACATCGGGTGATCGTGGTCTTGATTCTCAGGCTAGTGATATCGAGATACTCGGCAACATTGTGGAAGAAATCATTCAATCCGGTCATTCCGTTAGTAACAAGGCCATCATTGCTAAATTAGTTAACAAAATTGAAAAGGAGGCCAATAGCGTTTTTCAGGAAAAGTACCGCGCCTTGCTGGAGTTGGTGGTTTCTAAAACTCAGGACGATTTCCTGATTTAA
- a CDS encoding IS110 family transposase, giving the protein MNTIKVVGIDLAKSVFQLCVWMNDGTVAWNRKVSRSKLLDTVRQFPPDTLIAMEACATSHYWGRTFQSMGYAIRLIPTQHVKALTRHQKNDANDALAICETAFRPGIHFVAVKTLEQQDIKALRCARQLMVEQRTAAANQIRALAAEQGFEFPVGIHTLQQRLPDLIEDAEKPVSPVLRHLLSTLLENIHTLNEYIRSTEYEIAALCQQQPRYRALMTIPGVGPLIAAAFLSEVDAEQFANGRQLSAWCGLVPRQHSSGGKHILTSMTKNGNCDLRTLIIHGARAVMRCAQKRDDRLGRWLNHVTERRGKMKATVALANKLTRIVWRLLSEPVDFNMDKAFAMK; this is encoded by the coding sequence ATGAACACGATAAAAGTCGTCGGTATCGATCTGGCTAAATCCGTTTTTCAGCTTTGTGTCTGGATGAATGATGGGACCGTTGCCTGGAATCGAAAAGTTTCTCGCAGCAAGCTGTTAGATACTGTTCGTCAATTCCCGCCGGATACACTTATCGCAATGGAAGCTTGTGCAACCTCGCATTACTGGGGGCGGACTTTCCAATCCATGGGATACGCCATCCGGCTCATTCCAACCCAACATGTAAAGGCGTTAACTCGTCATCAGAAAAATGATGCCAATGATGCTCTAGCAATATGTGAGACGGCATTTCGTCCGGGGATTCACTTTGTTGCTGTAAAAACTCTTGAGCAGCAAGATATCAAAGCGCTGCGTTGTGCCCGTCAGTTGATGGTCGAACAGCGCACCGCCGCCGCCAATCAAATTCGTGCTCTGGCCGCTGAGCAGGGCTTCGAGTTCCCGGTTGGGATACACACTTTGCAACAGCGATTACCCGATTTGATTGAAGATGCGGAAAAGCCTGTGTCTCCGGTATTACGCCATTTGCTTTCCACTTTATTGGAAAACATCCACACACTGAATGAATATATTCGTTCAACAGAATATGAAATCGCAGCATTGTGTCAACAGCAACCCCGGTATCGAGCACTGATGACTATACCGGGTGTTGGCCCGCTCATCGCCGCCGCTTTTTTAAGTGAGGTTGATGCAGAACAATTTGCTAACGGAAGACAACTTTCCGCCTGGTGTGGTCTGGTTCCCCGGCAACATAGTTCCGGCGGGAAACACATCCTCACTTCGATGACTAAAAATGGTAACTGCGACCTTCGGACACTCATCATTCATGGAGCCAGAGCGGTCATGCGCTGTGCCCAAAAGCGGGATGACCGTCTTGGAAGATGGCTTAATCATGTCACTGAGCGACGGGGAAAAATGAAAGCCACCGTGGCGCTGGCAAATAAGTTAACACGTATTGTCTGGCGGTTGCTGTCTGAACCGGTTGATTTCAATATGGATAAGGCATTTGCGATGAAGTAA